In a single window of the Bacillus horti genome:
- a CDS encoding class I SAM-dependent methyltransferase — protein sequence MESSLYETYLAQLGIGGAHPGGFGFTKQFLEQERLHPHTELLDAGCGTGQTASYIASQYGCKVTVIDHNETMLEKATQRFSRDGLSIHSVQGDVQQLPFEQHSFDFVITESVLIFTSVPQSIKELYRVLKPNGALILLEMTAESPSIGKKLDEFKSFYNIEHIPTEQEWLKLLIDAGFTKSEVRGGESVASALAKATAPSQSIEPMDLNPSKTLHPQLEHIQQKHQLLTMTHAQEIGYRLYRAEKKV from the coding sequence ATGGAATCGAGTTTGTATGAGACTTATCTAGCACAGCTTGGCATTGGGGGAGCACATCCTGGTGGCTTCGGGTTTACAAAGCAATTTTTAGAACAAGAGAGGCTCCACCCCCATACAGAACTACTTGATGCAGGCTGTGGAACGGGGCAGACAGCATCCTATATTGCGTCTCAATATGGTTGTAAAGTAACAGTTATTGATCATAATGAGACGATGCTTGAGAAAGCTACACAGCGTTTTTCACGAGATGGACTATCGATCCATTCCGTACAAGGAGATGTACAACAGCTTCCGTTTGAACAGCATAGCTTTGACTTTGTTATTACCGAATCTGTCCTTATTTTCACCTCAGTCCCTCAAAGCATTAAAGAATTATACCGAGTATTAAAGCCAAATGGAGCTCTCATACTTTTAGAAATGACAGCTGAGTCCCCCAGTATCGGAAAAAAGCTAGATGAATTTAAAAGCTTCTATAACATTGAGCATATACCAACAGAACAGGAGTGGCTTAAGTTATTAATAGACGCTGGATTTACCAAAAGTGAGGTGCGTGGAGGAGAATCTGTTGCCAGTGCTCTTGCTAAGGCTACTGCTCCTTCTCAATCAATAGAGCCTATGGATCTAAACCCTTCAAAGACTCTCCATCCACAACTAGAGCATATCCAGCAAAAGCATCAGCTGTTGACCATGACACACGCTCAAGAGATAGGCTATCGCTTATATAGAGCTGAGAAAAAGGTATAA